The Kineosporia corallincola genome segment TGATCGGGGAACCGATGGTGCTGGCCACGTGCGTGCCGTGTCCGTCACCGTCCTCGTCGGCCGGGTCCTTGCAGTCCGCGTACTCGCACTCGCCGTCGATGTCGGGCATGTCGGTGACGAAGTTGCGCGACAGCTTGCTGCTGAAGTTCGGCGCGATGTCGGGGTGGCTGCCGTCGACGCCGGTGTCGATGATGCCGACCAGCACCTTCTTGCTGCCGGTCTGCTTGGCGTAGGAACCCTTGGCGGTGGCGTCGATCTGCTGCATGTCCCACTGGAGACCGGCCAGCGGCTCGGCGGACTTCGAGCCCTTCGAGGTCTTCGCGGCCGAGGCGGTCGCCTCACGCAGCTTCTCCACCTGCGACTGGCTGGCCTGCTGCTCCTGCGGCGCCTGCCCGATCACCCGGTTGGCAGCCGCGCCGACCACCGACGTGTCGGCGTTCACCGTGGTCTGGAAGGCGGCCTTGTTGCTGCGCGCCACCACGTAGCCGAGCGCGGTGTTCTCGGACACCACCGTGCCCCCGGCCTTCTCCACGGCCGTCCTGGCCGCCGAGACACCGGTGTTGGCGTCTTGCAGAACGATGTACTCGGTCGCGGTGCTGGTCGTGGCACTCTCGGCCGTGGCCACCGGGGCGGCCGAGGCCGGGGTGGAGGCCACGAGCGCGACGCCGGTCACGGCGGTCATCGCCGTCACCAGGCAGACGCCCAGTTTTCGCATCGGTTCGGTCCCTTCGTCGCGGATACGCGGGGTGGAACTCCTTGCGGAATGCTGCGGTCGGGCAGTTCACATACCGGATGACTTATACATGTTCTTTCGTCCGGAATAAACGAAACCGGAGATTTTTCTGTTCGGGGACGGCGGAGTGCCCGCATCGTCGGCCGACGGTCCGCCCGGCCGGTTCGGGGAGCTTGACAAAACCGGCACGGCGCAGCCGTTTTCATAGGAGGCGCACAGCACTCACCCGCGGTCAAGAGGGCGGTGGGATCCGGTCGGGTGACGCGTTTCGCATGCCCGGAACGGGCAGTGATGATTCGGCGTCGGCGAATCGACTTCGATTGTGCTGAAACCGTAATGCGAAGATGTCACCGCTCGGTCACATCTGGTCAGATCGTGCCGGGGAGGTATCACGGGCCCCCGGGAGAGTTCTCTTTCTCAGGTGTCGCGGATCGCTCCCGTGGTGTGACCAACGACCGGATCGTGACTACGGAGAGTTGTTTTACCCGGAAATCTGGGCGCTGATTCCGTACATACGGCTAGCGTGATGCACAGGTAGTCGCCAGGTCCGGTTAGGCTGACGACCGATGGCGAACAGCCGGTCCAGGGGGAGCGGCATCAGTGGAACCGGCGAGATCTGCGAGGGGAACAGTGGTGGTGCAGCTGCCTGTCGATGCGTCGGCAGATGATGCGCGCCGGTCCGTCTCCGCGCAGGAGATCGGTGAGACGGCGCCAGGACCGCTGGTGTTCGAGGAGTTCGTGGCCTCACGCGGCCCGGCCCTCGTGCGCCTGGCCCGGGGTCTGCTGCGTGACCCCTACCTGGCGGAAGACGTGGTGCAAGACGTGCTTGGCCGGGCCCTCGTCCAGTGGGGCCGGGTCAGCGCCGCGCAGGACGTCGACGCCTACGTACGCCGCATGGTGGTCAACGCCTGCACCTCGTGGTTCCGCCGGGCCGCCCGGCGGGAGCGGGCGACCGACTCGGTGCTGGTGCTCGACATGCCCTCGGCCGACGGCGCGGAGAACCGGGCCGACCGCGACCAGCTGATCGCCCTGCTGCGCCGGCTGCCGGCCAAGCAGCGCGCGGTGCTGGTGCTGCGTCACTACGAGGGCCTGCCCGACAGCGAGATCGCCGTGATCATGAAGTGCTCCGAGGTCACGGTGCGCAGCAACGCGCACCGCGGCCTGGCGAAGCTGCGCGACATGCTGAACCAGGAGCGTTACGCCTCCACGGCGTAGCCGCTCACGTCCGGCAGCTCCGGGCCGGTGATCTCCAGCACGGCCACCACCGCGTCCACCGGGATCGGGCCGTAGAAGTGCGGGAAGGGCCGGTCCGAGCCGGGCACGTCGTCCCACCTCATCGTCGTCCCCCGTTCTGCGGCCAGCTGCTCGTCGACCACCAGCAACCGCAGGTCGTGCGGCGGCAGGTCGGAGTAGAAGAGCCGGTGGACGACGGGAGCCTGGTCACGCGCCGAGCAGTGGATGAACCCCTCCTCGGCCAGGGTGCGGCCCCTGGTCGACGTCTCGTAGCGGCCCCGTTCCAGGGCCTGGGCCCAGTCCTCGGCGAGGGCGATGTGCAGTACCCGGGTCATGCGCGCTCCTGTCGGGGGATGACGACCTCCTGGATGATCAGCAGAATGGCGGCGGCGATCGGGATGGCGATGAGCGCGCCCAGCACACCCAGCAGCGCACCGCCCCCGAAGGCCGCGATCAGCGCCACCGCGCCGGGCACCGCCACCGTGCGCGACATGATGCGCGGGGCGATCAGGTAGTTCTCCACCTGCTGGTAGATGATGTAGTACACGGCCACGATGACGGCGATCTGGACCGACTGGAACAACCCCACGATCACCACCACGACCGCCCCGATCGTGGCGCCGACCAGCGGGATCAGCCCCAGGATGCCGACCAGGAAGGCCAGCACCGCGGCGTACGGAATGCCGAGCACCGTCATCATGACGAAGCTGCACACCGCGTTGATCGTGGCCACCGCCACCTGCCCGGCCACGTAACCGCCGATGCGCTTGATGATCTCGTCGCCCAGCGCCCGCACCCGGTCGCGCCGGGAGCGGGGCACCAGCCGGTAGCCCGCCTCGGCGATGTTGTTCAGCGAGGCCAGGAAATACAGCGTCAGGATCAGCACGGTGAACGTGCTGGCCAGGCCGGACAGCACGGCCCGCCCGGCGCCCAGCACCCCGCCGAACACCTGCATCACGGTGTCGCCGTTGCTGGCCCGGTCACGGATCTGCTGGCTCAGGTTGTCGATCACGCCGTACTCGGCGTTCAGGTCGTTGATCCAGGGCGTCTTGGTCAGGTTGTCGATCTGGTCCGGCGCGGAGTCGATGAGTTCGGTGGCCTGGTCGACCATGTCCGGGATGATGATCGCGGCGAACCCGCCGAAGATGCCGATCACGCCGATGAACACGATGGCCACGGCACCCCCGCGCCGCACCCCGCGGCGTTGCAGGAACCGCACCACCGGATCCAGGCCGACCGCCAGGAACGCGGCGATGACGACCAGCGTGATGGTCTGCGACAGGTCGGCGACGATCCGCATCAGCTGGAAGGCCAGCAGCACGCCGATCGCGGCCATGAAACCGAAGTAGAACGGGTTGTTCCGGTTGATCGGCGGTCCCGGCCGGCCGAACTTCGGGTCGCCCTCGGTGCGCTTGCGGGCGTCCTCGTCGTTCTCCGGTTCGTGGTCCCGGGTCCGCAGCGCCGCACCGCTCTCGTTCTCCGGCTGCTCGGGCTCACCCGCCGGGTGCTCCGGGGTGGAGTCCTTGATCGGCGAGGGCTCGGCCGGCTGATCGGCCCCCAGCGTCGAGGTCTGTTCGGGGTCCGACTGCTGCGACACAGCAAGGGCTCCGTTCCGCCGGGGGTGACCGGGCATGATCAGAAAACGCGGGCGATGAGCATTCTGGCCCAATTCACAGCCGCCCCAAACCGCAGCGAAGCCACCGGCCCTGGTGGGGACGATGGCTTCGCCGTGGTGGTGCGGTGCGGGACGAGCTGAGGATCAGCGCTTGGAACCGGCCGGGGCGGCGTCGGGAAGCACGATGGTGCGCTGCTCGCCGTCCTGACCGTCGCCGGACGGGTCGTCCTGCGGGTTGTGCGACGCGGCCTGTGCCACCTTGTCCAGCGAGCCCGCGTTCATCGGCATGCTGTTGCCCAGCAGCGCACGCAGCTGGTCGAGGTGGCCGGTGATGCTGTCGCGCTGGCGGATCAGCTCGTCCACCTGACGCTGGGCGGCCCGGCGGTTGCGGTCGGCCTCGCCCTTCGCCTCGGACAGCACCTTGTCGGCGTGCGCCCGGGCCTCGGCCATCACCTGGTCGGCGTTGCGACGGGCGTTGCCCACCAGCGTCTTGGCGTGCTCGTCGGCGTCGCGGCGCACGGCCTCGGCCTGGTTGACGGCCTTTCCGGCGCGGGTCTCCGCGGCGTTGGCGCGCTGCTCGGCCTCGGCCACCAGCTGGGTGGCCTGGGCCACGGCCTGCTCGTGCCGCTCGGCGTCGAGCCGCTCTGCCTCCTCCCGCCGGGCGGCGAGCTTGACCTCCAGGTCGGTGCTCATCTGCTCGGCGCGGTTACGGGCCTCTTCCAGCGCGGCGGCGGCGGAGGTCCGCATCTCCTCGGACTCGCGCTTGGCGGTGCTGCGCAGTTCCTCGGCGTCGCGCTTGGCGCTGATCCGGGCCTCGTCGGTCTCCCGCTTGGTGGCCGCCCGCAGCTCGGTGACCTCGCGCTCGGCGGTGGCGCGCAGCCGGGCCAGCTCGCGGTCGACGTTGGTGCGCTTCTCCGAGGTCTCGTGCTCGGTGACCGACTTCAGCTTGGACGCCTCGCGCTCGGCGACGGCCAGCATCTCGTCGGACTTGCGGGTGGCGGTGCCGACAATGTCTTCCGCCTCGGCCGTGGCGGTGCGGCGCATGTCAGCGGTCTCCCGCTGGGCGACGGCCGTGGTCTCGGCGGCCTCGTTCTGGGCGGCGGCACGGTGCTGCGCCGCTTCCACCCGGGCCTGGGCGACGGCCTCCTCGGCCTCCTTGGTGGCGGCCGCGATCACGTCGCTGGCCTGCTCCTCGGCCAGACGCAGCAGCTGCTCGATGCGCGAGCCCAGGCCGCTGTACGACGGGCGCTCCACCTCCCGCAGCTGGCGGTGCGCCTCGGCGACCTCGCCGGAGAGTTTCAGCGCTCGGGTGTCGAGTTCCTCGACGCGGGCTCTTGCGTCACGCAGGGAGGATTCCAGGGAGGCAATTCTTTCCTCCACCTGCGCGCGATCGAAACCACGCATGACGATCTGGAATCCATGGGGGCTCTGTTCGCCGGCCACTTCTCAGTCCTCCCTGACGGCCCGCCGCCCGGGCCTAGACGTTCCTGAACTCATGTGAGATTGCTTCACGATGCCGCTCGCGCTTCGTTGCCGCAGGACGCCGAGCCGCTCACCCGGTGTCAGGCAGGGTACTCCCACCGTGCCTTTGGGAAAGATGGTCATGGGCATCAGATGCAGCCGGTTCGGCGTGGTCGAGGGCGAGGTCCGCGAGGGCTGATCCTACGGTGCGTTTCAAGGTCATCCACGGAAAGCGATTGTCAGGAAGGTTCCTGTAACCAGATCTTGACGCGCGGGTGCCGGCCGTTCGTCTTTGATTTCCCGGGCGGACCGAATTCCCGGGGCGGCCCCAGATCCGCTGTTCCGGGTTGTCGTCACCGGCTTCACCGGCAGGACAGTTCTGGTTCAGTGCCGGTTCAGCGCGATATCAACGCCTGATCAGTGGCCGGACCTTGCCGGTTCCACGAGTTCCACCAGAACACCACCGGCGCTCTTCGGATGGATGAAGTTGACCCGGCTGTTCGCCGTCCCCCGTCTCGGTTCGTCGTACAGCAACCGGGCACCCCGGCCGCGCAGTGTCGCGCAGGCCGCGTCGATGTCGTCCACGCGGTAGGCCACCTGCTGGAGGCCGGGTCCGGAGCGGTCGAGGAACTTCGCGATCGGCGACGTGTCGTGCAGCGGGGCGAGCAGCTGAACGCGGGTGTCGCCGTCGCCGACGGCCATCATCACCTCGGCCACTCCCTGCTCCTCGTTGATCTCGCGGTGCGCCTCGCGCATCCCGAGAACGTCGCGGTAGTAGGCGATCGCCGCCTCCAGGTCGGGCACCGCCACACCCACGTGGTCGATCGCCGTGAACAACTGCGGGGGGACGCCGGTCACCTCGGACATGTCCCCAGCCTAGGCACGGGTCGCCGCTATGACGCCTGGCACCGCGGGCACCAGTAGAGATTGCGCGCCACCATCTCCGCCGTGCGCACCGGTGTTCCGCAGACCCGGCAGGGCTCACCGGTGCGCCGGTAGACGTAGTGCGAGTCCTCCCGCCGCACCGTGGAGGCCGTGCGCCGGCCCCGCGGCCGGTCCTCCGGCCGGGTGGTGACGATCTTCCCGCTGCGCACCCCGGCCCGCATGAGCACCCGCAGGTCGGACCACATCGCCGTCCACTCCCGCGCGGTCAGGTCGCGGCCGGGCCGGAACGGGTCGACGCCGTGCCGGAACAGGATCTCGGCGCGGTACACGTTACCGACGCCGGCCACCACCGACTGGTCCATCAGCAGCGCACCGACGCTCGTGCGGGAACGGCTGATCCGGGTCCAGGGCTCCTCGCCGTCCGTGCCCCTGCGCAACGGGTCGGCGCCGAGCCGGCTGATCACCCGCAGCCGGCCCTCCTCGTCGAGCAGTTCGCTGGCGGTGGCGCCGCGCAGGTCGGCCCAGCCCCGCTCGCTCTCCAACCGCAGGCGCAGCTGTCCCCACGGTGCGGCCGGAGTCCCCGTCCCGTGCAGGAACTTGCCGTACAGGCCGAGGTGCACGTGCAGCCAGACCGGTGGCCGGGCCCCGGCCGGGGCGGCGTGCACGAACAGGTGTTTGCCCCAGGCGTCGGTGCCGGTGACCGTGCCGCCGTCGAGCATCGCGACCCCGGCCGCGAACTTGTCCTGCACCGCGCTCGCGCGGACCACGGTGCCGGTGAACAGCTCGCCCAGGTCGCTGGCGAGCCGGTGGATGGTGTGGCCCTCAGGCAGTGTGGTCTCCGGTGCTCAGGTGCACTGCGGGTGCAGTAAATGGAAGCTGTTGCAGGTTTTTCAACTCGTCGGCGAGTACAGCAGATTCCTTCCCGTCCGGCGATCGCTGATGTGAGGCCCACCACCCGGAAGCGATGGAGTGCGGGACGGGGCGGGGTTACGTTGGGATCGCTCTCCGAGCCCAACCTGCCTGACCTGACTGACCTGAGCGAGGATGCCGTGACAGAACAGGTGCCAGAACCGGGCGGGCGCACGTCGTCCGTCATCGTCGCCGGGGCCCGCACGCCGATGGGCAGACTGCTCGGCTCGCTGAAGGGGTTCTCCGCCCCCGAGCTGGGATCCGTCGCGATCCGGGGAGCGCTGGAGAAGGCGCACGTCGATCCGGGCGCGGTGGAGTACGTGATCATGGGGCAGGTGCTCCAGGCCGGGGTCGGCCAGGGGCCGGCCCGGATCGCCGCGGCCGGGGCCGGGATCCCGATGACCGTCCCGGCGATCACGGTCAACAAGCTGTGCCTGTCCGGCCTGAACGCCATCGCCACCGCCGACGCGCTGATCCGCGCGGGCGAGTTCGAGATCGTGGTGGCGGGTGGCATGGAATCCATGACCCGCGCCCCGCACCTGCTGCTCGGCAGCCGTGAGGGTTTCAAGTACGGCGACGTGGCGATGCGCGACCACATGGACTACGACGGGCTGTACGACGCGTACACGAACCAGGCGATGGGCGCCCTGACCGAGGCCGCGAACGTGGACGACCGGGCGTTCAGCCGGCAGGAGATGGACGAGTTCGCGGTGGCCTCGCACGCCAAGGCCGCGCTGGCGCAGAAGAACGGCGTGTTCGACGAGGAGATCGTGCCGGTCCGGATCCCGCAGCGGAAGGGCGATCCGCTGGTGTTCGCCACCGACGAGGGGGTGCGGCCCGACACCTCGATGGAGCAGCTGGCCAGACTGCGCCCGGCGTTCCGGGAGGACGGCACGATCACCGCCGGATCGGCCTCACCGATCTCCGACGGCGCGGCGGCGGTGGTCGTGATGTCGAAGCGCAAGGCCCAGGAACTGGGTCTGGGCTGGATCGCCGAGATCGGGGCGCACGGGCAGGTGGCCGGGCCGGACTCCTCGCTCCAGTCGCAGCCGGCCAACGCCATCCGGGCCGCGCTCGGCAGGGCCGGGCTGGAGGTGTCCGACCTCGACCTGGTCGAGATCAACGAGGCGTTCGCGGCCGTCGGCCTGGCCTCCACCCGCGAGCTCGGCCTCGACCCGGCCCGTGTCAACGTGAACGGCGGGGCGATCGCCACCGGGCACCCGGTCGGGATGTCCGGGGCCCGGCTGGTGCTGCACCTGGCGCTCGAACTCGGCCGCCGGGGCGGGGGGACCGGTGTGGCCGCGCTCTGTGGAGGCGGCGGGCAGGGCGACGCGCTGATCCTGCGGGTGCCCCGCCCCTAGTTCTCGTTGGTGGGCGGCTGTGGGTCGCGGAGGATCAGGACGGACTGGAACGCCGCGACCGCGGTGCCCACGATGCACAGCACGATGCCCGGGCCGGGCGACCAGTGCACCGTCTGCGTGGCGAACCAGGTCTGCGTCTCGATGCCGCTGGTCAGCCCGACGACGGTGAACAGCAAATAGCCGCAGAAGCCGGTCAGGGCCAGCACCAGCAGGGCGATCGACGCCACCGTGCGGAGTTTCGGCGTGCGGGTCAGCGCGACCAGCCCGGTGAGGACCACCCCGAACAGGAACGACGCCGCCAGCGCCTCCGGCCGGACCTGCCAGGAACGCAGTAGTTCCGGCTCCTCGTAGGTGATGAACGGGATCACCGAACCGAGGACGACAGCCAGGGTCGCGGCCAGGGCCACCCACTGCACCCGGCGGAACAGCCCCGCGAGGGAGTTGCCCGGGGCCTGCCAGGGGTTGGCCGGCGGCGGGTACTGGAGCGGTTGGCCGGTGTTCTGGCCGGGGTAGCTCTGGCCGGGGTAGCTCTGGCCGGGATGATGGGCGCCCGGGTGCGGCTGTCCGGGGTGAGGCGAGCCGAGGGGGGCCGGGTTCGGCGGGTGCTGGCCCGCCGTCGGCCGGCCGGATGCGGACTGGCCGGATGCGGACTGGCCGAATGCGGACTGGCCGAATGCGGACTGGCCGGCGGCGTTCTGGCCGGGCGCGTTCTGGCCCGGTGCCGGCCACAGACCGGCAGGTTGCTGCCAGACGTCAGTGGCGGCGCTCGGTGGCGGCGGGGCCCAGGTGGTGGGCGGGTTCGGGTCGGACCAGTGGACGACGGGAGCGTTCCCCGACTCGTCCACAGGCTGATTCACCATCCCTGAGGGCTGCGTGGCCGTGTCGGACGGCTGTTTCGTCGTCCCCGCTGGTTCAGTCGTCCCCGTTGGTTCAGCGGTCGTGTCGGTCTCTGCGGCCGTGTCGGCCGGGGGCGTCGTCTCGACCGGATGTGCGGCGGTCGGCTGGGGCGGGGAGGTGGGCCGGGGGAGGGCGTCGTCTTCACGCCAGAACTGCCAGCCCTGGGGTGCGGGCGGCCAGGAAGGGTCGGGTGCCCAGTCGCCGGGTGGCTCCCACCCCTCGGGCGGGGCGGGCCAGCCGGGCGCGGGGTTGAAGCGAAGTGCCATCCGTCTGCTCTGCCCCTATCGGCCCTTCACGGCCTGTCCACCGGAAGGGACAGCCTAGCGACAGATCACCCACATGGCCCGCCCCGGTTCATCAGGACGCGGTATCGGTGCAGGTCAGGGCTCTGTCGTTATGGAGGCGAAATCTTTGGGGAGAACTGCGGCTAGGGTGGACTGCGTGTTGTTCGCGTTCTCGGTCGCGCCCAGTGGTTCCGGCGAGTCGGTGTCCGAGGCGGTGGCAGACGCAGTCGCCATCGTCCGGGCCTCAGGCCTGCCCAACCGCACAGACTCCATGTTCACCACCATCGAGGGTGAGTGGGACGAATGCATGGACGTGATCAAACGTGCCTGTGAAGCCGTGGGCAGGCACGGCAACCGGGTCTCGCTGGTGCTCAAGGCAGACATCCGCCCGGGTTACTCCGGTGAGATGACCGCCAAACTCGACCGGCTCGAGGCGGCCCTGAACTCCCAAGGCCAGGACGGCCCGGCCCCCGGCGTTCCGCCGGTGGCCACCGACTGACCCGGAGCGCTTATGTCAGACAGCCACACCAGTCCTTCCGGCCTGCCCGGGCGGGGCCGTGCCGACACGGAGACCCTGCCCAGCGGCACCGGCGAGCTGTCGGTCACCCGCACAACTGAAGACGACGTCACACCCGGCCCGGCGCCGTCCCCCGATGCAGGTGGTTCTGCCGCGTCCCTGGCCACCCGGCCCGGGACGGGTGACGGTGAGGCACCGCCCACCGGCCCCATCGTGCTCCCCGATACGGCCGCAGCCCGTCGCCCGGTGGGTGTTGACGCTCCCACCGGCTCGATCGAGTTGCCCGATACGGCCGCAGCCCGTCGCCCGGTGGGTGTTGACGCTCCCACCGGCTCGATCGAGTTGCCCGATACGGCCGCAGCCCGTCGCCCGGTGGGTGTTGACGCCCCCACCGGCTCGATCGAATTGCCCGATACGGCCGCAGCCCGTCGCCCGGTGGGTGTTGACGCCCCCACCGGCCCGATCGAGCTGCCCGACACCAGCGTGGCCGCGCGATCGGGTGCGGACGAGCGATCCGGTGTGGCCGGGCGATCGGAAGTGGCCGGGCGGTCTGAGGCTGTCTCGCGGTCTGAGGTTTCCGCGCGGTCCGATGCGGTCGGGTCCGGTGTTGCTGCGCGATCCGGTGTGGACGGGCAGTCCGAGGCTGTCTCGCGGTCTGAGGTTTCCGCGCGGTCCGATGCGGTCGCGTCCGATGTGGCCGCACGATCCGAGGTGAACGCGCCTGATGGTGTGGCCGCGCGGTCCGAGGTGACCGCGCCTGACGGTGCCGCACGATCCGACGGTGCCGCACGATCCGACGGTGCCGCACAATCCGACGGTGCCGCACAATCCGACGGTGCCGCACGATCCGACGGTGCCGCACGATCCGAAGCCGCCGTGGGTTCCGCA includes the following:
- a CDS encoding SigE family RNA polymerase sigma factor, whose amino-acid sequence is MVQLPVDASADDARRSVSAQEIGETAPGPLVFEEFVASRGPALVRLARGLLRDPYLAEDVVQDVLGRALVQWGRVSAAQDVDAYVRRMVVNACTSWFRRAARRERATDSVLVLDMPSADGAENRADRDQLIALLRRLPAKQRAVLVLRHYEGLPDSEIAVIMKCSEVTVRSNAHRGLAKLRDMLNQERYASTA
- a CDS encoding DUF952 domain-containing protein: MTRVLHIALAEDWAQALERGRYETSTRGRTLAEEGFIHCSARDQAPVVHRLFYSDLPPHDLRLLVVDEQLAAERGTTMRWDDVPGSDRPFPHFYGPIPVDAVVAVLEITGPELPDVSGYAVEA
- a CDS encoding AI-2E family transporter, producing the protein MSQQSDPEQTSTLGADQPAEPSPIKDSTPEHPAGEPEQPENESGAALRTRDHEPENDEDARKRTEGDPKFGRPGPPINRNNPFYFGFMAAIGVLLAFQLMRIVADLSQTITLVVIAAFLAVGLDPVVRFLQRRGVRRGGAVAIVFIGVIGIFGGFAAIIIPDMVDQATELIDSAPDQIDNLTKTPWINDLNAEYGVIDNLSQQIRDRASNGDTVMQVFGGVLGAGRAVLSGLASTFTVLILTLYFLASLNNIAEAGYRLVPRSRRDRVRALGDEIIKRIGGYVAGQVAVATINAVCSFVMMTVLGIPYAAVLAFLVGILGLIPLVGATIGAVVVVIVGLFQSVQIAVIVAVYYIIYQQVENYLIAPRIMSRTVAVPGAVALIAAFGGGALLGVLGALIAIPIAAAILLIIQEVVIPRQERA
- the mce gene encoding methylmalonyl-CoA epimerase, with the protein product MSEVTGVPPQLFTAIDHVGVAVPDLEAAIAYYRDVLGMREAHREINEEQGVAEVMMAVGDGDTRVQLLAPLHDTSPIAKFLDRSGPGLQQVAYRVDDIDAACATLRGRGARLLYDEPRRGTANSRVNFIHPKSAGGVLVELVEPARSGH
- a CDS encoding Fpg/Nei family DNA glycosylase, encoding MPEGHTIHRLASDLGELFTGTVVRASAVQDKFAAGVAMLDGGTVTGTDAWGKHLFVHAAPAGARPPVWLHVHLGLYGKFLHGTGTPAAPWGQLRLRLESERGWADLRGATASELLDEEGRLRVISRLGADPLRRGTDGEEPWTRISRSRTSVGALLMDQSVVAGVGNVYRAEILFRHGVDPFRPGRDLTAREWTAMWSDLRVLMRAGVRSGKIVTTRPEDRPRGRRTASTVRREDSHYVYRRTGEPCRVCGTPVRTAEMVARNLYWCPRCQAS
- a CDS encoding acetyl-CoA C-acetyltransferase, whose protein sequence is MTEQVPEPGGRTSSVIVAGARTPMGRLLGSLKGFSAPELGSVAIRGALEKAHVDPGAVEYVIMGQVLQAGVGQGPARIAAAGAGIPMTVPAITVNKLCLSGLNAIATADALIRAGEFEIVVAGGMESMTRAPHLLLGSREGFKYGDVAMRDHMDYDGLYDAYTNQAMGALTEAANVDDRAFSRQEMDEFAVASHAKAALAQKNGVFDEEIVPVRIPQRKGDPLVFATDEGVRPDTSMEQLARLRPAFREDGTITAGSASPISDGAAAVVVMSKRKAQELGLGWIAEIGAHGQVAGPDSSLQSQPANAIRAALGRAGLEVSDLDLVEINEAFAAVGLASTRELGLDPARVNVNGGAIATGHPVGMSGARLVLHLALELGRRGGGTGVAALCGGGGQGDALILRVPRP
- a CDS encoding thiamine-binding protein, producing the protein MLFAFSVAPSGSGESVSEAVADAVAIVRASGLPNRTDSMFTTIEGEWDECMDVIKRACEAVGRHGNRVSLVLKADIRPGYSGEMTAKLDRLEAALNSQGQDGPAPGVPPVATD